In the genome of Phragmites australis chromosome 9, lpPhrAust1.1, whole genome shotgun sequence, the window ACATCTGTCTATCAATTTTTCTTCTGCGTTGGTTGATTTTATGTTTCTATTACACACATTCCTAAGTTTCTATCTATCAATGGACTGATATGGTTCTTGTTGGTATTATGTCGTAGATCACAATGACAAAAGACATAAAACTAGTGACCAGCTCAGAAAAGATTGCAACGATAAAACACTGTATCTGTCTATATAATAGAGAAAAGAAACTACCTAAAATGTAGAGGACCGGTTGCTAATCTCCTACAATTTAATAATATGAATTTCATTTATTCTAGCTGGCTTTATCATGCTGTTTGCCTGCagatttttctctctccctttctagTGTCCTGATCTTTTTTATGCTAGTTGAGTTTTCTGACACTGTTTAATTTATATCATTCTGTTGGATATGGCATTAGTTACATTTTCCTGTAAGTTTATGAACTTTTTATATTTGATGTTGGTCTTAgcaattaattttcttttttgttttcctcCATGGCTTATTATGAAAACGTAGTTGATTTAACTGGTGGATGCACTTTTAGTACACAGACTAGAGTCTGTTTTTGTCATTAAATTAatgcttttctttttgaaatacAATCTTAACACTATATCTCCGCAATCTTGTTTGCTGTACGTCCAGAATATGGTTTACTACAAGATCTCACATGTGGATCATCGAATATCAAATCCAGAGCAAAGGATTGCTAGTGATATCCCAAAGTTCTCTTCTGAACTAAGTGAACTTGTACAGGATGATCTGGCTGCAGTTGCAGAAGGGCTAATATACACCTGGCGTCTCTGTTCTTATGCTAGTCCAAAATATGTATTCTGGATTATGGTAACTTTTTAATACAAAATTTTGGTAGTGATGTTTCATTTACTGGTTTATGATGCGATAATACCTCTATCAAAATCTCTTTCAGGCATATGTACTAGTCGCTGGTGGAGCAATTAAGAATTTCTCTCCTGCTTTTGGAAAGCTGAAATCCACGGAGCAGCAACTAGAAGGAGACTATCGTCAACTTCATTCACGATTAAGAACGCATGCTGAGAGTGTGGCATTTTATGGTGGTGAGAACAGAGAAGCATCTCATATTATGCAGCGGTTTGAGGCTCTTGTCGGGCACCTGAATCATGTGCGTCATGAAAACTGGTGGTTCGGCATGATTCAAGATTTCTTTCTGAAGTATTTTGGTGCCACTGTAGCGGTTGTCCTTATTATTGAACCTTTCTTCTCTGGCAACCTTAGACCTGATTCATCTACCATAGGAAGGGCTGAAATGTTGAGCAATCTTCGATATCACACAAGCGTGATCATATCACTATTTCAGTCCCTTGGAATCCTTTCTATCAGCTCAAGACGTTTAAATATTCTGAGGTACAGTCTTCCATCAATTTTGCAAATTGTTAACGCTACCCAATAGGTCAGATTCATTCTCGTTCTGTCTTGGTAGGTGACACTTCACTTGAAAAAATTAATGGACAGTGGCGCATGCCATCCAATTAAATCTGATTTTGTTTTGTGCACTTGCATCTGACAATCTGACACTTCATATTCTATCATTTCTCACAAATGCAGACTAACAAAATCTTTATGTCCCCCCTACGAAGACAATATCTTTACAGCTATCATCCACCATTTTTCATGTAGAAGGAAGAATCTCActtttgtttttattatttAATGGTTTAATATCGTTCGAAGCTGAAGATAATATGTGACCTTATGTAGTGCTTTGGTGGAATATAACTGGAAATTGTTAACTTCTTCTCCCTGATGTTATTGCCAACCTGTGTTTTTGGAAATTTTAAATTTCAGAGTTCTTTTCAAACTGTGCAACTTATGACATTactttttgtttgatttgacCTGATGCATACTGTTGTTAGGACCCCTTTATATATTATAGTATACAAGAACTGGCAGGGCCATTAAAGTTTTTCACTCTAGTGTCCATCACATTTATGATATTTGAGTGCATTCCGTACTTTATTAATACAGCTCGAAAATGTGGATTTACATGCAAAACAAAGCACACAATTACTTTGATTTCTTTTGGGAAAACTTTGGTGGGGTCCTGTGATCCATTTGTGTTCCCGATGCATTTTCCGCTAATCTGCTGCCTTGTGTTTTGAACTTTGTGCTGCCATGATTGTGATGCCTATGGACTTTCGATGTAATTTCACAGTGGCTATGCAGACCGGATTCGTGAGTTACTGGATGTTTCACGTGAGCTGTCTGGGGTTCGTGATATATCGTTGAATCGCAATTCTTCTCCTGGAAATTATATCAGTGAAGCAAACCATATAGAGTTTTCTGGTGTTAAGGTAATAGCATGCTGGTTGGAGTATCATATTCATttttatttgttatatattttcAAGTTTCTGATATGAAGTGATTGCAGGTAGTCACACCTTCTGGGAATGTCTTGGTTGATGATTTGACTCTCCGGGTAGAAACGGGTTCTAATCTTTTGATCACTGGTAATCTTCTTCTATCGAATATTAGGTTGTGAACTTGGACTTGGAACTTGACCATTTCAATGCTTGATGTGATGAAACTTGAACCGGCATATAGTTCTCGCACACATGAGTTGATATGTGAATGTATTTAACTATGTATCCATAGCCTGATATGCATTTCTATTTCACATGTTGTAGACCAATTGTAATCATCTACAATATTTTGTGTACGTAGTAATGAAGTACAATATAACGTGAGATCAGAGTCTGTATATGCTAGCTTCTCTGTTGGGCGGAGCCAGGGCCCGTGCTGTGGGTGCTGCAGCATGAGTCCGGCCCAGTTTATCTCAGGTAAATCCATGTAATACTTAGGCCGAAAATACTAGAATTTGGCCCAATTTCAACTAGCCCAGCACCTGGTGGAAGACCTTCGTGGCTCCGCCCCTGTCTGTTTCTACTTTCTATATTTTACAAACTGTAAGCAATCTGTTGACAAGAAAAGTTAATTTACTTGTATTTTATAAGGGAAAAGCAGctgcttttttttaaaaaaaaactttgtgtGGTATTTGCCTGGTCCCTGTCTGCCAAGACAGTGGTTGTAAGTGATCTTATCATGGTCTTAATCAGGATTTCATGTTTGCTATTTTCTTTCCGTTTTCTTTCTTTGGACTGCATTACAATATTCCCTTCACTATCTGTGGTCGTAGGACCTAAGTACAACATTGAAGACGAAAGGTTGTGATGTTGCATTAAGGAACTCACTGATTTCAAATTTCATATTGTAAGCCTTAGTTCCTGAAACAAGGTCATTTCCctaaaaaaggaaataaagtaAGAAGGTCAATTAAAATGACTGAACCACAGTGGACTAATACATTATTTCATAAGCTCCACAATTACAGTAATGAAAATAGCTTCCGTCCCAACATGCATTTATTTGTGACTCAGCTCAGCTACCAGAGTTAATGATGTAGCCGTATCTCATTGATAATTAAGCCCACCTGCTTGAAGGTTATGCTGAAATTTTCTGCATATGTTCTTGGATAttttgttggatcttatgggtttcatctctagcctaccccaacttgcctGGGACAAAGgctgctgttgttgttgttgttgttgttgtatgttCTTGGATATTTTAGATTCTTATTTTGTATGTCTCGTTATGATCTCATACTCTTAGTGTGCATACATCTTTGCACAAAACGTCAgttatggaaagcttatgttCCACTATGCTTTTACAGTTTTATCGTTTTACTCTTACTCCAGGTCCCAATGGTAGTGGAAAAAGCTCCCTTTTTCGGGTCCTTGGGGGTCTATGGCCACTGGTATCTGGCCACATTGTTAAACCTGGTGTTGGTTCGGATCTTAATAAGGAGATTTTTTATGTCCCACAAAGACCATACACAGCTGTTGGAACACTTCGTGAACAGCTAATCTATCCTCTTACAGCAGATCAGGAGATTGAACCACTTAGTTACGATGGCATGGTGGACCTTCTAAAGAATGTAATACTATTTGTCTTGATATTTACATTGATATCATGGCTCCTTGAGGTACAACTTCGAGTACATGAACCTGCTGGAATTTCTAACCATGCTCCTTTTACAGGTTGACCTGGAATACTTGCTCGAACGCTATCCTCTTGACAAGGAAGTTAACTGGGGCGACGAGTTATCCCTTGGTGAGCAACAAAGATTAGGAATGGCCAGATTATTCTACCATAAGCCAAAGTTTGCCATCCTTGATGAATGCACTAGTGCTGTGACAACTGACATGGAAGAACGATTTTGCAAAAAGGTTCGAGCTATGGGCACATCCTGCATAACAATATCTCATCGCCCAGCTTTAGTTGCATTTCATGATATTGTTTTGTCCTTGGATGGTGAAGGAGGTTGGGATGTTCAGCATAGAAGGTTAGAACCCCTGAAATAGTTTGTTGAGCGTTTGTTCTTCCACAATTAACTCACTAGATATTTAGTAACACTCCTAATTTGTAGGGATGACTCATCCTTTTCTACTGAAGAGTCTGACTTTTCATCATCAGAAACTGATCGTAAATCTGATGCACTTGCTGTTCAAAGGGCTTTTATGAGCAGGGCAAAGGTATATGATTCTGGTCTTCTGGATTTCTGTTCCATCATTGTTAACATCTAATCTTGCCCACGTTGCTGTTTTATGGGTTTCCCTTACCAGAGCAATGCTTCGTTGAGGTCCAAGGAACATTCGTACTCTACAGAGGTTATATCAACTTCCCCTAAGGTGGAAATAGAACATACAGTACGGACATCTCGGATCCCACATCTACGATGTTACCCAAGACCTCTGCCTCTCAGAGTAGCTGCAATGCGCAAAATACTAGTATGCTGTTCTCTTTTATGCTTCACATTTCTTCTTTAGATTTCTGTTCCTTGATAATCCAATTCAGCCATTACCTTAGAATTCGGATATCGTTGCTTGTTGGTACCAAGTTGCTCCTCTGTATGAACATAAGTATCTATAGAGGCTAGAATAACTATTCGAGTATACTAGTGCAATATAGACTCAGGATTTATTAGAAAAAAGGTTCTACACATAGATCTGACGAGGCATCTATAACTATCACCACATAACCTTATCTCTGACGTTAATATGCTCTGAAATTCTAATACTATTCTCATTTCATTGCTCTCCAGGTTCCTAAACTACTTGATAAACAAGGCGGGcagttgcttgctgttgctgtaCTTGTTTTCTCTCGTACATGGATTTCAGATCGTATTGCTTCGTTGAATGGTTCTCCTTTTTTACTCTTCAATGTCTTCTATTGTTAGAAGATCTGCAAGTGAATTTCTCATATGATATATCCCATCTTGTCAGGGACAACTGTGAAGTTTGTCTTGGAACAGGATAAAGCTGCCTTTATTCGTTTGATTGGTGTCAGTATTCTACAAAGTGCTGCAAATTCCTTTGTGGCACCATCTCTTAGGTAATCCATGGTTGACTCAATTTATGAGATTTATCACTAGGTAATTGTTACGCATGGAGCCAATAGAACAGAACTTGGTGCAGCAGCCTGTGCACATGGCCGCAAGCACCAAGAGCCATAGCCTGCAAGGGCAGCCACATGGCAAGGCAGCATCACCTTAAGTAGGATTAGATGAGTGCAGCAATTTGTTAGTTGTTTGGATGCTTATCTCCTATCTTAATATTAGGAAGTTGCATTAGTTGGCATATGTCAGGATTTGGTATTATTAATTGCATGCACACCTCATTAATTTATTAGATGCATATCAGGTGGTTAGTTTCCATCTTATTGGGAGTCCTATGCCTATATACCATAGAAGTTCTCtagtctctccctctcttctccaacCAACCTCAGAGCCTTGGTTGATGGCATGGGAACAGAGCTCCCGGCCAGCCTGCCAAGGGTGAGCGCCCTACCTTTGGTCCTTGGACCCATACCCAACTGTCCACATGACAACGATGATAAATAATCATTATATATTTCAGTTTTTTATGAAGCACATGCAACTTTCTGATAGGTAACTTGTCTAATATATTTTCATCAATTTTTCCCTAATACCATTATCATCAAAGTTTCTCTAGTGGCAATTGAAATGCATTTTTTTTGGGGCATGCAAGTTTAAGCTTGGGGGGATTTATCACTAATTCTGTACATGTTTGATTTCATGATCTTAATAACCTGTATCCTTACAGGACCCTTACTGCGAAACTTGCCCTTGGATGGCGAATTCGCATGACCAATCATTTGCTTCGATATTATTTGAAAAGAAATGCATTCTACAAGGTATATCCTCAAGAATAAACACATACTCGTTTCTTCTTACTGTCTGAAGAATGCTTTAACTTCCTTTGCTGGTTTATTAGTTGCATGTCATTGCTTCTCAATTTTCTAGTTATGGTATAAAAAAGACTCTGTAGGTGGTGTCATGCTGTTCTGATATTCATTTGAGTCATTTATGTATCTACACAGTCTTGTACTAGTGGAGAGTTGGAGACTTTGTTCAGTATGAAATGCTGGGGTTGTTGCCTTGTTGGAcacttagggcatgtttggattATTGGTCTGCCCTTGCCGGCTTGCCCCTTCTTGTTTGGGTAAACTAGCCTATTTGAGTAATGGCAAGCCATCTGTTTGAAATATGGGCTTTTGATGGCAAGGTAACCTAGTGCTTGGACCTTTGCCTAAAACTTACTCAATATTGATGAGTATGCATTTAAGCCGGTTAAAGGTGCGCTTTAGTAGTTTGTAATACGGGTGCATCACTCTGCATGACAGAACAAGATGCTGGTGATTCTTATGTCCTTTTTTATTGATTCCAGTGCATTTATTGTTGTGTGAATATGAAGAAGCTAAGTGCTGGGAGATGGCCCATGCATCATGCTGTCTGTTGGCATGGCGGCATCTGTGGTTGCTGAAGGTGACAACGGCTTTAGGGTTGAGGTGGACAGAAATAACGAGCCTCGAGAAAGTTGTCCGACACTTCTAGGAGCAAAGAagacttttttttgttattgcCCACTAATATTCATAGTGGACAGTTTCTAATAGGCATGAAGTGTTGTCTTTAGACTTTATCACTTTCATGAGGTTTGGACAATGTTTTGATGGTCGAATGATATTTCAGTGCTTTTTCTAAGTATGTGTATGTGCCTTGTGTTCTGTTGTTGTTTTGGGGGACGTGAGTTTAGGAATAAGATTGCATATTGCAAGAGGTAATACTGTGGGTTTGACCAAAGCTAAGTTATCCTAGTATCTGTTTCAGGTGTTCAACATGTCAGGTAAAAGTATTGATGCAGACCAAAGATTGACAATTGATGTAGACAAGTTGGCCACTGACCTTGCTGGCTTAGTTACCGGAATGGTAAAGCCACTAGTTGACATTCTTTGGTAAGTTATCCTTAGTATCTACTGCTAACCAtctccttgtttttttttttggttagtACCATGTAATTCGTTGTGATAATGCCAGTTGAATTCACCAGGTTTACATGGAGAATGAAGCTCTTGTCTGGACGACGAGGAGTTGCTATACTGTATGCTTACATGTTACTGGGTTTGGGCTTTCTGAGAGCTGTATCCCCTGACTTTGGTCGTCTCTCAGGCCAAGAACAAGAACTTGAAGGAACATTCAGGTAAATACTGCATACTTTGTTGTGTCTTGGCAGAGCAGACTTTCGTGctgtttaaaaaaaactcgactaGGGGGAGAGACGTCCACCTTAGCATTAATATGTAGAGGGTGAGAATTGAACCCTGGTTGGCTGAGTGACAACCACCTCTACTAGCCAATGTACCTCAGGGAGATTCTCCGTGCTGTTTAAAGAATCTCAAGTGTTAACCTGGTGAACATTGTACAaggttcatgcactcaagactGCGGACACATGCTGAATCAATTGCTTTCTTTGGTGGTGGTTCAAGAGAAAAAACAGTGAGTTCCTTTACACTAGATGGGTGATGCTCAGAATTCATAAACGTGTTAATACTGCCTGTTCATTACATTCTGGGTTGATTACTTTAATCTCAATTGTAAAGTGCAT includes:
- the LOC133928257 gene encoding ABC transporter D family member 1-like, translating into MPSLQLLQLTERGRGLLASRRRTIAVVSGALLAGGALAYARSSQSQRRRRSEENYGRDACALAANGEGSSQNGADGRLVGTKQKKYGLKSLHFLAAILLKKIGPSGTRYLLGLILTSVLRTAVGHRLAKVQGYLFKAAFLRRVPTFTRLIIENLILCFLQSTVYQTSKYLTGSLSLRFKKILTDLIHTDYFENMVYYKISHVDHRISNPEQRIASDIPKFSSELSELVQDDLAAVAEGLIYTWRLCSYASPKYVFWIMAYVLVAGGAIKNFSPAFGKLKSTEQQLEGDYRQLHSRLRTHAESVAFYGGENREASHIMQRFEALVGHLNHVRHENWWFGMIQDFFLKYFGATVAVVLIIEPFFSGNLRPDSSTIGRAEMLSNLRYHTSVIISLFQSLGILSISSRRLNILSGYADRIRELLDVSRELSGVRDISLNRNSSPGNYISEANHIEFSGVKVVTPSGNVLVDDLTLRVETGSNLLITGPNGSGKSSLFRVLGGLWPLVSGHIVKPGVGSDLNKEIFYVPQRPYTAVGTLREQLIYPLTADQEIEPLSYDGMVDLLKNVDLEYLLERYPLDKEVNWGDELSLGEQQRLGMARLFYHKPKFAILDECTSAVTTDMEERFCKKVRAMGTSCITISHRPALVAFHDIVLSLDGEGGWDVQHRRDDSSFSTEESDFSSSETDRKSDALAVQRAFMSRAKSNASLRSKEHSYSTEVISTSPKVEIEHTVRTSRIPHLRCYPRPLPLRVAAMRKILVPKLLDKQGGQLLAVAVLVFSRTWISDRIASLNGTTVKFVLEQDKAAFIRLIGVSILQSAANSFVAPSLRTLTAKLALGWRIRMTNHLLRYYLKRNAFYKVFNMSGKSIDADQRLTIDVDKLATDLAGLVTGMVKPLVDILWFTWRMKLLSGRRGVAILYAYMLLGLGFLRAVSPDFGRLSGQEQELEGTFRFMHSRLRTHAESIAFFGGGSREKTMVEAKFMKLLNHSKIMLRKQWLYGIVDDFVTKQLPHNVTWGLSLLYALEHKGDRALTSTQGELAHALRFLASVVSQSFIAFGDILELHKKFLELSGGINRTFELEEFLRAAQRNTVVSSNAISAASEEIISFHEVDIVTPSQKLLASKLSCNVVQGKSLLLTGPNGCGKSSIFRVLRDLWPTFSGRVTKPSEGMFHVPQRQYTCLGTLRDQIIYPLSRKEAEEKILSLHKAGNKSSASVLLDDHLKTILEDVRLVYLLEREGWDSTPNWEDVLSLGEQQRLGMARLFFHHPKFGILDECTNATSVDVEEHLYRIATNMGITVITSSQRPALLPFHSLELKLIDGEGNWELCAIQQ